A genomic segment from Aegilops tauschii subsp. strangulata cultivar AL8/78 chromosome 1, Aet v6.0, whole genome shotgun sequence encodes:
- the LOC109746210 gene encoding protein IQ-DOMAIN 6, producing MGKWIKSLVGLKAPSASAAPGKGRKWSRLWRSGSRDGAGGCETSSTTSSASALGSVVAAAARAPPRDFRVIRQEWAAVRIQAAFRALLARRALKALRGIVRLQALVRGRLVRRQLAVTLSRMEALLRVQERAMERRARCSADALPQDAPGHRDGRADPLRETEERWCDRQGSVNQVKSRMHMKHEGAVKRQRAIAYAHSHQGRSSRYSGRSSSPASSLRNHESYIEGWMATKPWESTHMDSNLGQSRRLHSYKETINFEDSKYSCAGSTKIRRNNDSARVEAMPPPALSASSSDFGCDESSPSTSSVTPGYSATNTLASEARSDSGGGPGYMSLTKAAKARLEDVGGSRRGPFQLQRQRSGGVPYYSRRVALSSLDSESNAGSDVSAAARRLNSVSLKGQSMTRSLDKENYNY from the exons ATGGGGAAGTGGATCAAGTCGCTGGTGGGCCTCAAGGCGCCGTCGGCGTCCGCGGCGCCGGGGAAGGGGCGGAAGTGGAGCCGGCTGTGGCGGAGCGGGTCCAGGGACGGCGCCGGGGGCTGCGAGACGTCCTCAACCACGTCGTCCGCCAGCGCGCTCGGCTCGGTCGTGGCCGCCGCGGCGCGCGCGCCGCCCCGGGACTTCCGCGTGATCAGGCAGGAGTGGGCCGCCGTGCGCATCCAGGCCGCCTTCCGCGCCCTCCTG GCGAGGCGGGCGCTGAAGGCGCTGCGGGGCATCGTGCGGCTGCAGGCGCTGGTGCGCGGCCGGCTGGTGCGGCGGCAGCTCGCCGTCACGCTCAGCCGCATGGAGGCGCTGCTGAGGGTGCAGGAGCGCGCCATGGAGCGCCGGGCACGCTGCTCCGCCGACGCGCTGCCACAGGACGCGCCCGGCCACCGCGACGGCCGTGCCGATCCGCTCAGGGAAACTGAG GAACGATGGTGTGACAGGCAAGGTTCTGTCAACCAAGTAAAATCAAGAATGCACATGAAACATGAGGGTGCAGTGAAGAGACAAAGGGCAATTGCTTATGCTCATTCTCACCAG GGTCGGAGTTCAAGATACAGTGGAAGGTCAAGCTCCCCTGCAAGCTCTCTCAGGAACCATGAGTCTTACATAGAAGGATGGATGGCAACAAAACCCTGGGAGAGCACGCATATGGACTCAAACCTCGGCCAGTCGCGTCGTCTACATAGCTACAAGGAGACGATAAACTTCGAAGACTCCAAATATTCATGTGCTGGCTCCACCAAGATCAGAAGAAACAATGACTCAGCCAGAGTTGAAGCAATGCCTCCACCGGCGCTCTCGGCTTCCTCCTCGGACTTTGGGTGCGACGAGAGCTCTCCGTCGACATCCTCGGTGACCCCAGGATACTCTGCTACCAACACCTTGGCATCAGAGGCAAGATCCGACAGTGGTGGAGGGCCGGGGTACATGAGCTTGACCAAGGCTGCCAAGGCAAGGCTGGAGGACGTCGGCGGCAGTCGGAGAGGGCCGTTCCAGCTGCAGAGGCAGCGGTCTGGGGGCGTGCCGTATTACAGCAGAAGGGTGGCGCTCTCTTCGTTGGACTCCGAGAGCAACGCGGGATCGGATGTCTCGGCCGCCGCGAGGAGGTTGAACAGCGTGTCTCTCAAAGGGCAGAGCATGACGAGGAGCTTGGACAAGGAGAACTACAATTATTAA
- the LOC109746204 gene encoding probable cytokinin riboside 5'-monophosphate phosphoribohydrolase LOGL7: protein MGDRAECRFRTVCVFCGSSAGRRRVFGDAALDLGHELVRRGVDLVYGGGSIGLMGLVARTVLDGGRRVVGVIPRALMPVEILGESVGEVKVVSDMHERKAEMARRSEAFIALPGGYGTMEELLEMITWSQLGIHNKPVGLLNVDGYYDTLLALFDKGAREGFINADCRHILVSAPTAAELLTKMEQYTRSHQEVAPATSWEISELGYAKAPPADG from the exons ATGGGGGACAGGGCGGAGTGCAGGTTCCGCACGGTGTGCGTCTTCTGCGGCAGCAGCGCCGGCCGACGCAGGGTGTTCGGCGACGCGGCCCTCGACCTTGGCCACGAGCTG GTGAGGAGGGGCGTCGACCTGGTCTACGGCGGCGGCAGCATCGGCCTCATGGGCCTCGTCGCGCGGACGGTGCTCGACGGTGGCCGCCGTGTCGTCGG GGTGATTCCCAGGGCTCTCATGCCTGTCGAG ATATTAGGTGAGAGTGTGGGAGAAGTAAAGGTTGTATCTGACATGCATGAGAGGAAAGCAGAGATGGCTCGACGATCCGAGGCATTCATCGCTCTTCCTG GGGGGTACGGAACCATGGAGGAGCTGTTGGAGATGATAACATGGTCTCAATTGGGAATTCACAACAAACCT GTTGGGTTGCTAAATGTGGATGGTTACTATGATACCCTGCTTGCACTGTTTGACAAAGGTGCGAGAGAGGGCTTCATCAACGCAGACTGTAGACACATACTTGTCTCAGCGCCAACTGCTGCGGAATTGCTGACAAAGATGGAG CAATACACTCGGTCGCACCAGGAGGTGGCCCCAGCGACGAGTTGGGAGATCTCAGAGCTTGGCTACGCAAAAGCACCACCGGCTGATGGATGA